One region of Priestia megaterium genomic DNA includes:
- a CDS encoding SpoIIIAH-like family protein, with protein MNMLLKKQTVWLLTMLSLVVVLSVYYMTTPENPQSNVALVDNEKQSEKQADDKAPAEDTKQQADEKSGTKEDSKTEGSAEDVKKETAKNAKESAVVSSTDSDELFTALRLELNDERSQLKEEYQEVAASKNVTPAEVSKAMDKIDELSKLGEKEATLETLIKAKGYSDALVRADGKQVQITVKTEKHSKTKANQIIQLVKKEMGPKEVAVEFQPTK; from the coding sequence ATGAATATGTTATTAAAAAAGCAAACGGTTTGGTTATTAACAATGTTAAGTTTAGTTGTTGTGTTATCGGTGTACTATATGACAACGCCAGAAAATCCTCAGAGTAATGTTGCGCTAGTAGACAATGAAAAACAAAGCGAAAAACAGGCTGATGACAAGGCTCCTGCAGAAGATACAAAACAACAGGCAGATGAGAAATCAGGAACAAAAGAAGATTCAAAAACCGAAGGCTCAGCAGAAGATGTAAAAAAGGAAACGGCTAAAAATGCAAAAGAATCAGCGGTTGTATCAAGCACAGATAGCGACGAGCTATTTACGGCGCTCCGCTTGGAATTAAATGATGAAAGAAGTCAGCTGAAAGAAGAGTATCAGGAAGTAGCGGCATCAAAAAATGTAACGCCTGCAGAAGTAAGCAAAGCGATGGATAAAATCGATGAATTATCAAAGCTCGGGGAAAAAGAAGCAACGCTGGAAACATTAATTAAAGCAAAAGGATACAGCGACGCGCTAGTAAGAGCAGATGGAAAACAAGTGCAAATTACCGTTAAGACAGAAAAACACTCAAAAACAAAAGCCAATCAAATCATTCAGCTAGTCAAAAAAGAAATGGGTCCAAAAGAAGTAGCGGTAGAGTTTCAGCCAACTAAATAA
- the spoIIIAG gene encoding stage III sporulation protein AG yields the protein MSQKPEKGDPSFFQRFFSLKQSSTTKKPSKLMYIGILLAAGVIFMVFSNSLTTSMNSGGLLKSASKETSAPPVSQDVPAFSSKKTTTMTGYEERYEEELKDILDQVRGVSKVKVIVNLDATESKIYEKNSVTKSQTTNETDREGGTRKVEDSSTDEQLVIVRSGEQEKPVVVKTEKPKVRGVLVVAKGADNIEVKKSIIEAVTRALDIPSHRVAVLAKKG from the coding sequence ATGAGTCAAAAGCCAGAAAAAGGTGACCCATCATTTTTTCAGCGGTTCTTTTCACTTAAACAGTCATCAACTACGAAGAAACCTTCAAAGTTAATGTATATAGGTATTTTACTAGCTGCAGGCGTTATCTTTATGGTATTTAGCAACTCACTCACAACATCTATGAATTCAGGCGGATTATTAAAGAGTGCAAGCAAAGAAACCAGCGCACCACCCGTATCACAGGATGTTCCCGCTTTTAGCTCCAAAAAGACAACAACGATGACAGGTTATGAAGAGCGGTATGAGGAAGAATTGAAAGATATTTTAGATCAAGTTAGAGGCGTAAGTAAGGTAAAAGTAATTGTGAACCTAGATGCAACAGAATCCAAAATATATGAAAAAAACAGCGTGACAAAATCGCAAACGACCAACGAGACGGACCGTGAAGGAGGGACTCGTAAAGTTGAAGATTCCTCAACAGATGAACAGCTGGTCATTGTAAGAAGTGGAGAACAAGAAAAGCCTGTTGTAGTCAAAACCGAAAAGCCAAAAGTCAGAGGTGTGTTAGTTGTCGCTAAAGGAGCTGATAATATCGAGGTAAAGAAATCTATTATTGAAGCCGTGACAAGAGCGCTCGATATACCAAGTCATAGAGTAGCAGTATTAGCGAAAAAAGGATGA
- the spoIIIAF gene encoding stage III sporulation protein AF — protein sequence MKKLQALTTWITNIVLFILLATIINLLLPNSSFQKYTKLVVGLLLMLIIITPVFQIFKVDVNQMLKSLSLSSIRSDQQVENSIENQKKEIQASQRAYILEQMAVQMEADVKEELMDQYGVAIDRIHIETKKPNDEPTADNIKSISVAVSKKASGDSEVVSAVKVISIDTSTPIETNKPTESKKLSNYLAAKWDVKQGQVVVNMEEGDTK from the coding sequence GTGAAGAAATTGCAGGCCTTAACGACGTGGATTACGAATATCGTTCTTTTTATCTTATTAGCTACCATTATTAATTTACTGTTGCCCAATTCTAGTTTTCAAAAGTATACGAAGCTGGTGGTTGGACTTCTTTTGATGCTGATTATTATTACACCCGTTTTTCAAATTTTTAAAGTGGATGTTAATCAAATGCTGAAATCACTTAGCTTATCATCTATTCGATCCGATCAACAGGTAGAAAATTCAATAGAAAATCAGAAAAAAGAAATACAAGCTTCACAACGTGCATATATTTTAGAACAAATGGCTGTCCAAATGGAGGCAGATGTAAAAGAGGAGTTGATGGATCAGTATGGTGTAGCAATTGATCGAATTCACATTGAAACAAAAAAGCCGAACGACGAACCTACCGCTGATAATATTAAATCCATTTCAGTTGCCGTAAGTAAAAAAGCATCGGGTGATTCCGAGGTTGTTTCAGCTGTGAAAGTTATTTCTATTGATACCTCCACACCGATCGAAACAAACAAACCAACAGAATCCAAGAAATTATCCAACTATTTAGCAGCAAAATGGGATGTAAAACAAGGCCAAGTTGTTGTGAATATGGAGGAGGGAGACACGAAATGA
- the spoIIIAE gene encoding stage III sporulation protein AE, with the protein MKRWTFKVNILALLLFLFFFFPENVQASEPPKQQELVNEQIDKLGIDEVKQFWDDIITQYGGFLPESQKGSLVDFLKGEKEFSLKEWLGGLVKFLFHEVLANGKLLGTLIMLTVFSVFLQTLQSAFNQQTVSKVAYALVYMVLIIIALNSFQIAISYATGAIETMTKFILALVPLLLALMASSGGVVSAAFFHPMILFLMNTSGLLIQYVVMPLLFLSALLSIVSTISDEHKVTQLAQLLRNISIGVLGIFLTVFLGVLSVQGATSAVADGITIRTAKFVTGNFIPVVGRVFTDAADTVISASLLLKNSVGIAGVAVLLLIVAFPAIKVLTLAFIYKLAAALLQPIGGGPVISCLSIISKSVIYIFAALAVVSLMFFLCLTVIITASNVTMMVR; encoded by the coding sequence ATGAAGCGGTGGACGTTTAAAGTGAATATACTCGCTCTTCTTTTGTTCCTCTTTTTTTTCTTTCCAGAAAATGTACAAGCTTCCGAACCCCCGAAGCAGCAAGAACTTGTCAATGAACAAATTGATAAGCTCGGTATCGATGAAGTCAAACAGTTTTGGGACGATATTATTACCCAATACGGCGGCTTTTTACCCGAGAGTCAGAAGGGAAGTTTAGTCGATTTTTTAAAAGGAGAAAAAGAGTTCTCTCTTAAAGAATGGCTAGGAGGTCTTGTAAAGTTTTTATTTCACGAAGTATTAGCGAATGGAAAGCTCCTCGGTACACTCATTATGCTAACGGTTTTTAGCGTGTTTTTGCAAACGCTCCAAAGTGCGTTTAATCAGCAAACCGTAAGTAAAGTAGCGTATGCGCTTGTATATATGGTTTTGATCATCATTGCTCTTAATAGTTTTCAAATTGCTATTTCTTATGCAACAGGAGCGATCGAGACCATGACTAAATTCATTTTAGCTCTGGTGCCGCTGCTGCTTGCCTTAATGGCATCATCAGGAGGAGTTGTATCGGCAGCCTTTTTTCATCCGATGATTTTGTTTTTAATGAACACCAGCGGTTTGCTTATTCAATACGTAGTGATGCCGCTGCTTTTTCTTTCAGCACTGCTTAGCATTGTGAGTACGATTTCAGATGAGCATAAGGTTACACAGCTTGCTCAGCTGTTGAGAAATATAAGCATTGGCGTGCTTGGAATATTCCTAACTGTTTTTTTAGGTGTGCTATCCGTCCAAGGTGCCACATCAGCTGTTGCTGACGGTATTACGATTCGAACGGCAAAGTTCGTCACAGGGAACTTTATACCTGTTGTAGGGCGTGTGTTCACAGATGCGGCTGATACAGTCATCAGTGCCTCGCTTCTATTAAAGAATTCAGTAGGGATTGCTGGAGTAGCAGTCTTACTGTTAATCGTCGCATTTCCGGCTATTAAAGTGTTAACGCTCGCTTTTATCTATAAGCTAGCAGCAGCTCTTCTTCAACCCATTGGAGGAGGACCGGTTATTTCCTGCTTGAGCATTATCAGCAAAAGCGTCATCTATATTTTTGCGGCGCTTGCTGTTGTCTCGCTTATGTTTTTCTTATGTTTAACGGTCATCATTACAGCGAGCAACGTCACAATGATGGTGAGGTGA
- the spoIIIAD gene encoding stage III sporulation protein AD yields MLQIVGLGLVATFLALILKEHKSPIAFLLVVFVGSVIFLFLIDQIYEIIKMVERLSINAHVNMIYVETILKIIGIAYIAEFGAQITKDAGQGAIASKIELGGKVLILSMAIPILTVIIETIISMLPN; encoded by the coding sequence ATGCTTCAAATTGTGGGCTTAGGATTAGTAGCGACATTTTTGGCACTCATTTTAAAAGAACATAAATCACCTATTGCTTTTTTACTTGTCGTATTCGTGGGATCCGTGATCTTTCTTTTTTTAATTGATCAAATCTACGAGATTATTAAGATGGTCGAGCGGCTGTCGATCAATGCTCACGTTAACATGATTTATGTGGAAACCATTTTGAAAATCATTGGTATTGCCTATATCGCCGAATTTGGTGCTCAAATTACGAAAGATGCAGGACAAGGTGCCATTGCTTCTAAAATTGAATTAGGTGGAAAAGTGCTGATTCTCTCCATGGCAATTCCTATTTTGACGGTCATTATTGAAACGATTATTTCAATGCTGCCCAATTAA
- the spoIIIAC gene encoding stage III sporulation protein AC has translation MGIDMNTIFQIAGIGIVVAFLVTVLEQMGKKDYANWVTLIGFIYILFMVASIVEDLFQKIKSVFLFQG, from the coding sequence GTGGGAATTGATATGAACACCATTTTTCAGATTGCTGGGATTGGTATCGTCGTAGCTTTTTTAGTCACCGTACTCGAACAGATGGGAAAAAAAGATTACGCGAATTGGGTTACCCTCATCGGTTTTATTTATATTTTATTTATGGTTGCTTCGATTGTGGAGGACTTATTTCAAAAAATCAAATCGGTTTTTTTATTTCAAGGGTAG